CTCAAGAATCCTCTGGGCAACAACCTTGACATTTTTCTACACATGAACAAAAACATCAAGGTCAATTACGTTCAACAAAGAACCTACAAAGCTCAAAAGCTGGTTTTATCATATTGTTAATCACCCAGCTATACTAGTTCAACTACATTGGGACCAAAAGAGAAATGAGAATAGCATAATGAAAATGCCCAGATCAGATGTTTATGTGGCCACACAAGAAAGGAGACGGTAtgaaatgattatatataagCAGATATTGGTGCAACACTAATTCAGGAAAAGATGCAGAAAATTAGTTCAACAGATATAAAAAAGGTCAATAGAAACACCAGGGAGGGGACTAGATTGCATGGTTATTTTAGTCCTGTGAAAAGGGGGAGAGAGAGACAACAAAGGTCATTGGAAGAAGTTGTCAAAGGGAAACGTTTAGTGAATAATATGTCAAAGGATTTCATATTTAACTGAGCCAAATGGCATCATGTGATTCATGTAGCCACCATCACCCAATGGAACAACAGTGTTGTAGATGATGGTGGTAAACTAAAATGATAAATCTTCCCTTTTTTCATAGCATTATTGTagttttcttattaaaatttaatggcTTTGAGAATGCAACAAAAAGAAACCTAAGGCAAAGTATAAAAATCTGCAACAAACCCATTTCACACAGAATATATATACGCCTTATGTACCACATACTTGCATTAATAGTGTACAACACACTTGAACATTTACCATATACCCAAGATTATTGTAAACCTGATAACTATAGGTAGTGATTCATCTTTTAGAAGGTTTTCATCAAGATATCCCACATCAGCTTGAAATAGATTAAATCCCTCTTCATAAGACTTGGGTGATCCTTTAACCTCGGCTAGCTTTGGGTGTTAAGTTGTGCCTCATTCATTTCTAATATAGTTTTATACTTGCTCCAGTCTTGACTTTAAGCCACTGCAGACTTTAAATATTCAATCCTATGGATGAAGGTGGATGTTAAGATGTCTCACATTGGTCAGAAAATCGTTTGGTTTTGGGGGGAACTTGTGCCAGTTCCTCTCTAATACTTTGGAAAGAAGAAAGGCCTGAAACTGATTTAGGGTGATTCAATGTAGTATCATTGAAAGTTTGAACCAGGACTCCTGAGAGAGTATGCTTGCACCACCATGGGGAGTCATGACCCCCACCTGAAGGTGTTGctaaagttttaataaaaagaatgcaTATTTAAGCAAAGGATGGTTAAGTATTGAGACCCTACCGGAAAATGTAGAATTTCACAAAGACCTGAAATATCCGACTTTGGCAAGAATTTGATACTATTTGGTCCATCAAGAAGTTTCCTTTTCTCTGAAAGTTGCATGTTTGTAGTAGTTTCTCCCGTAGTTTCATTGGCCAAAGGACGCCCTGAGGAACCAAGTACACTAGACAAACCATCTGTACCTGAGGGCATGAAAATAAATTAGCAATAGCAAGTACCTTTTAGAACATTCCCACCACACCCTAAGAAAATAGCTCCGCCATGAATAAAACTAATGGTTTGCAAGTAAAGAGTTGGTTGAaggaataaattataaaagtggaagaaaaaaattagtcaTACCATTTGATTTACTAGTACTATTGGAAACACTTGAATTCTTCTTGTTCCTCAATCTTGGTTTCCGATATTTGGAATCAAGAATTTTCTTGGACATTTTCCTGCCACCAGAATTAACAATACCATTGAACCCCTTCCTAGTCTTAGGACCAATGGCATGATTTGACGGTTCCCTCCCCTCTGTTTCAACAATGTCTTTTGACACTTTCCTCCTCTTTGGCTCAACTTTATCCTTGGCCAGCTTCCTCAAATTATGATCAAAATTATCCTTGGACACTTTACTCTTCTTGGAAGCATTTGATGCTGACCTCTTTCCCATAATTGTATGATCTTTACATTCAGATTCATTTATTATGTAATCGGAATGTTTGACCCTACTCCTCATCCTCTGAGACGAAACAGACAAAAATTTCCATTGAGGATACTTTCCTTCAAGATCACTCCAGGAAAAAGAACTTGGCTCACTGCCCAGTTCCTTCATTATTCTTTCTCCAAGCAATAAAATGTTCCTCGAATATTCCCCTCCATTCTGCTGTATTGTTGATATGAATGACCATTCATGACAATCAATATCGTCAGCATCACAAACCAATTGGGATGATAATTCACAGAGTACATCATGCAGAAGAGTTTGATCTGCAATGTCTGGAGTAGAAACAGCAGTTACACTGGCATGTAAATCATCCAGCTTATTAAACAGATGAGAGGTGCCCCATTTTAGAAGAGTGTGAGAAATACTATGACTAATCAACCGCACGTTACTGTCAAGAGATATACCCTCCTTTGCAAGCATTAAAATCCTTTCTTCAACAGTGTAATATGAGTACAATCTGAGAACGGTTAATTGTTTCAACTGTGTGCTGATAGACATCCTTTGCAAACCTCTTAGGTCATTTTGAGGGTCAAAATCACTGTCAAACAATATAACAATGTCCACTGAAGAAAGCTTAACACTAGGGAGACAAGCACGGTTTTCCATCAAGAAGACAAATTTACCACTGTCTCGATCATTAAATGTGTCTAAAGCAGCTTCCTTTGTTTTAGGGGTATAAGCTCTATCATATCGCACATAGCAATCTAAACCAAATCTCTGACAGAGAACATCATCCAAAATATCTCCAATCGATCCAGAACCACAAGATGACTGTAGTTTTTCGAAATGAAAAGAGCTAATTGAATCCTCAAGAATCTTAAACAAACAGGTTACAACCACTACAATTAACAACCACAATATGATATACCTTTGTTTTAATGGGAGCAGCAATTCTCGTATTTCTAAACCCTAGACATGCAGtacaaataataactaaaaaaacaaaaaattcatcTATTCACAAGGTAGAATGTATATGAAGAGAGACTAATGTAATATTCAAGAGTAAGTCAACAAGTATGCTATATTGACACACCAATTCTCGTATTTCTAAACCATAGACACAGtagttaaaactattaatatagtgaaaaactgtGCATGGAATTAATCTCTTTTGTGTAGAAAATACACATAAGATACTTTATTTTGAATACATCCTGTTTTCCACGTCTCACAATTGAAGGCGACAGTAGGCACGAAGCAGGTAGAGAAAGAATTACCTGAAGATTTGCAAGCTGAAGGGCCAATATTTTGGCCTCTTCGAATCCTGGACCGGCGACAGAAAGTACAAGGAGAAGAAACCATATAGCAGGTGCTAATCGAATGGCAGCAGGGAGGAAAAGAGGGGGCTACCTGGGAAGATGTAGGAGTTTCCagacttcaaccttgaggacaaggttgatgATAGGGTGGCAGGTAATGATAGAGTTTGGAAGGTTTATGAAAGGAGAAAGAAGAGTTAGGAGGGGAGCTGGGAAGTTAGTTAGAAGCCTAACTGTTTTAACAGTTAGGAGGGGCGGGGATAAGCTCATATAAATAGAGCTTCTGTACTTTTGTTTGGGTTGGGATTTGAATTCTTTGTAAAGACAGGAACATTGTCCTGTGGAGGGGGATTAGGCTTGCTATTCATGTACATTGGTTGAATAACAATACAGAAACTCATTCTTTTTGCCATTTAAGTTCTTGtctgagtgtgtgtgtgtgtgcttgAAGTTAGATAGGTTTCATATTCAGAAACCTATCAATACCACAATATTTGGAAGGGCACCCTAGTTGCAACAATACCCAAGGTATGCTATGTAAGGGAACTTATTGCTAGTTACAAGTGAAACTAGACATATCCTGGTCAAAGAGCAACAAAAAACTCAATGCTCTCTTTATATTGTGTAAGAGGGGAAATTTGACCTTATTCTCTACTTTCAGTTGAAAGACAGATTTGCTAACTGGGCTACTGCTCATATAAATTCCAACCACAACAACAATcataaacaataatgaaaaaaataaaaaaaaataaaaagtactcTATAAGTTAAAATGTATAGAATAAGTATATGATATTaagatgatggtgatgatgataataatatgaCCTCCTACATTAACTGATTAAAACAACAATGTAATAGCAAGCAATATCTGAATTATCAGATCATCCCATAATTTTGCACTATAAGCAAAATATTAGTAGGTAGATGAGTATCATCATCGAGGAAACATGCCCAATATTACAATCAAGAATTCAGCATTAGAGCTTTGTCAATATAACAAGTCAATGAACtcacaataatatttcaaatgatgaacaaacaataaatttgaatagATGACTACCTGGAATAATATTAACACCCTTAACCCACGACTTTTTGCTTCCAAAAGGATTTTTTCAAGAAGTAGGAGTTTTCCGCTTGCTTTTATACCAATATCTAAATGTTCTTCAACAGGTAGACCCTTAGCAACAGAATTATGCAGTGCTGGCTCCAGGAGATAAGGGTGGTTACAGCACtataaaatcaattcacatatGTAACTATGATCGTATCGTTGCATTAACAATGCATTTAGTGATATagcttttataaaatttgaagtaATATGAAGAAAGGAATGTTGGAACTACAAgctaatggaaaaaaaaaatgtgatacaTGAGATTTTAGCTTATTTGAAATTGTGTTTCTTTTCGTGTCTACCTTCCTTGTTGAGATAATAAGCTCATGGAGCGCACCAACTACATCGGACTTCTGGcctgagcataacaaaattaagtttgaaAGCAGCATTGAACAATACTGTTCAAGCTGCAAATGAGAAAGGCAGGCAGGAACCCAATACTCTACAAACCTAGTAGAGCCAGATTTGCATTTGAATACAACATATTTTTCCAATTGGCTCTTCAAATTGGAAATGCTAGCACTGAAAGAAATTTCTATTGGAGCAATACTTGGTTCATGATGTGCAGACTTGAGGAATGAAAGCAGTTTGATATAATCATGTCGATCTTCCTGAAAATACATCACATAAAAGTTAATAGGCtggaaaatttaaatatcaaacataATTAGTTTATGAAAGGTTCAGTGgcaaattctataaataaagaagGCAGCTATAAGCTCCTAAGGCGTGTAATATTCTATTGGTGTATTGCCGAGCTGATCAGAAGCAAAAAGCATAACCTCTTACAGTTGTAACCTCTGTGTAGGCTGTTGTTAGTTTCAGTTTTTTGGAGTTTAGGAGGAAAAGGGGTGGGAGAGTTTAGGTCCTCTCGGAAGACCGTTTGAAACATATGGTGTTGTATCCCTGCCACATTAGCAGTATAACAAAATCCTAAATAACATGATCCCAAGAACCTATCTTAGATCTTTTTGTAACTTTGGGTGTTCTATCAACTTGTATTCAGAGCTACCTTCTTGGCCCTGTGGTAGCAGCATTGGTGCTTATGGTTAAAACCAGAATGGGTTCAAGATTAGAAACCTTGGAACGCTTGTTTTCAAGAATTAGTGCATGATAGAGAAAACACGGATAAGGAGCAGAGTGAACATATGCTGCGAATGGAAAATTTAATCAGTGGGTTATCAGGGGCGATGGAAAAGATAACATGCAATGCAACATCTGGGTCAAATGAAAATGAGTTTTCAACCCACAAATCTGGAGAAAAGGAGGAATACTGGAGGACGCAAGGATGTTCAAGGTGGTGTAAACTTGACATCCCACTATTTGCAAGAGAAGATGCCTTTGGCTGGACAAATAGATTGGACAGATATTTTCGTCTGCAAGAAGTCTCGGAAATTGAAAAAATGCAGGCAGTGTTGGTGGCTTTGGAAGGAAAGGCTCTGAACTGCTATCAATGGTGGGAATCTTGCAACCCATATCTCACTTGGGAATCTTTCAAGACAACAGTAGTGCAACGGTTTCAACCAAATATGTTGAGAAATCCCTTCAAAGTGTTGTTGGCATTAAACAAACAGGAAACATCGAAGATTGTGGTACAACTTGAGCAATATGTGGGTTTGTTAAAAGGAATTGATAAAGATTATCTGATTGGGATATTCTTGAACGGGTTACAGGATGAGATCAAGCCTGAAGTCAAGCTGTATAAACCCTCAAAACTGGCTGACCTGAAGATGACAACCCAAGTGGTGGAAGATAAAATTAAAGCTTTATCTAGAGGAAAAAGTTCTATGGAAACTAAGGTTGTGACAGTATCCAAATCAAGTTGGCTGACTAGAAGTTTTGCAAAAGAGGGAAATTCTCAAATGCCTATaagggaaaagggaaaagaagaaatgaGAGGAATAAAAAATTCAGGGGGAAGAAACCAGGGTTCACAGCGAAATAGAGGGTCAACTTTTCATCGATTGATGGATGAAGAAATgcaagacaaaataaaaaagaaaaaaggttatGTTTTAGATGTGATGAGAAATATAACCCAATAGAGGTGGCTCAACATTTTGTAAAGGAAGTTGTTAGATGGATTTCCTTCATCCATTGCTTGAGGTAGAGACAGGGTTTTTCTGAGTCAATTTTGGAAGCACATTTTCAAACAAGGCACTAAACTGAAGTACAGCATGGCTTATCCCCCACAATCAAATGGCCAAATGGAGGCTATGAATCGCTGTCTCGTGACCTATTTAAGGTGCATGACAGGCCCTCAACTAAAACAGTGGCCCACCTGGCTACCTTGGGCTAAGTTTTGGTTCAACACCAACTACAGCACCAGTTCCCATATGACACCATTCAAGGCTTTATATGGATGTGATCCTCCTCTCATTTTGAAAGGCACGACAATCCCATCCAAGGTGGAAAGTGTTAATCAAATGCAGGCAGCAAGGGATGAGATCTTCAAAGAGTTGAAAGAGAATTTGCACAAAGCCCAAGAGATAAATAAGCTTCAAGCTAACAAACATAGGAGGGATGTGGTTTATAATGAAGGTGATTGGGTTTTCTTAAGGATTCAACCATATAGATTTAAATCCCTGGCACgaaaaccaaatgaaaaattAAGTCCACGCTATTATGGACCTTATCAAGTAGTGGAACAAGTCGGGAAGGTTGCTTACAAATTACTCCTACCAGAACACAGCCGCATCCACCCTGTCTTTAGGTGTCTTTACTCAAACCAGCCATGAGTTCAGTGCCCTCCCCTCAACCTTTATCCCCTATGCTATCTGAAAAATATATGCTGGAAGTTACTCCAGAAAAGTTGTTGGATAAGTAATAACGGAGCTGGTGAAATGGAAGTCTTACTAAAATGGCAACAACTTCTCGAGAGTGAAAATAACTGGGAATCTGTAGAAGTCATCATCACAAAATTTCTAGACTTTCACCTTAAGAACAAGGTGAAACTTCAAGGACGGGATATTAATAAGTTCAATGGCTAATTCTATACCGggagaaataaataaaggagGCAGTTATAACCTACAGCGAGTTAATATTATATCTGTGTGTTGCCAAGCTTTGTTGCTGAGCCATATTGTCAAACTGTGTTGCTAAGCTGTGTTACCAAGCTGGTTAGAAGCAGAAAGCATAACCTCCTCCGGTTGTAACCTTGTAAAACAGACTATTATAAGTAGTCTGTGTGTCGTTGTTAGTTTCAGTTTTTTGGAGTTTAGGAGGAAAAGGGGTGGGAGAGTTTAGGTCCTCTCGAAAGACCTGTCTGTTTGAAACATCTGGTGTTGTATCCCTGCGACATTGACAGTATAACAGAATCCTCAACAACATGTCTTGGATCTTTCTGTAATTATGGGTGTTCTATCAATTTACCTTTATTTGTCCACTAACAAGAAGGAGCTtcatttcagtttttaaaatctTGATATGGTCCAAGTGTCCTAAAATTCTGGGTTGCTGGCATTCATCAATTATTATCGCTTCCCATGTAATGCATCTTAGTTCATGTAAGTCCtgtatatcaaattaaaaaataatgagcacaaaaagaaaattaatagtttatacTTTCAAACTTATCATAGAATTCAAAATTGTTTCTGAAGTCACTTATCAGATGAAACTTCAGATTTAAGAAAATACCTCAACAACAATATCAGAAGATGACAACagtatttgaaataatatatcattttcttCACTAAAAAACTCTAATGCCCTGATGCCACTCCGTACATCTCTATTTCCCTTGTAAACTACGAGATTGGCAGATGGTGCCAAATGTAAGAACTCTGTTTCCCATACAGAGAGGGCAGTAGAAGTTGAGATGATGAGAAAAGGCCTCTGGCTATTGCAATTCAAAGATAATACAAACAAAATCACTTTTATAATGCGCTCCTGCAAATGTAGTTTAACAATGAAAATCAGGCATTCTAATAATATGCATAATAATGTTATTGCAACCTACACACTTCTT
The sequence above is drawn from the Vigna radiata var. radiata cultivar VC1973A chromosome 3, Vradiata_ver6, whole genome shotgun sequence genome and encodes:
- the LOC106757728 gene encoding chromodomain-helicase-DNA-binding protein 3 isoform X8 → MDEDGGDVRSGCIEGLAEEYQKNAQANLHMKNKKGGKEVVCSNCLGGGVLLCCSGKGCQKRYHPYCVDPPLKYIPLRLWHCIWCTKKKIEFGVHSVSEGVKSILDSREVVSNNKVSSMLLVMQREYFVKYQGLAHAHNRWITESTMLLEAPKLLAKFKSEPKVSRWKSDWSIPHRLLLKREIVHFGGNGDNDSICCYEWLVKWTGLGYDNATWELQDASFLTSAKGRKLIRDYESRRKGVDKLSKSNFEDNEETKAFIVELSVLPFGDSPGLYNQYLSYVNKLRMCWYKGQNALIVDDQIDQERIIKVILFVLSLNCNSQRPFLIISTSTALSVWETEFLHLAPSANLVVYKGNRDVRSGIRALEFFSEENDILFQILLSSSDIVVEDLHELRCITWEAIIIDECQQPRILGHLDHIKILKTEMKLLLVSGQIKEDRHDYIKLLSFLKSAHHEPSIAPIEISFSASISNLKSQLEKYVVFKCKSGSTRFVEYWVPACLSHLQLEQYCSMLLSNLILLCSGQKSDVVGALHELIISTRKCCNHPYLLEPALHNSVAKGLPVEEHLDIGIKASGKLLLLEKILLEAKSRGLRVLILFQSSCGSGSIGDILDDVLCQRFGLDCYVRYDRAYTPKTKEAALDTFNDRDSGKFVFLMENRACLPSVKLSSVDIVILFDSDFDPQNDLRGLQRMSISTQLKQLTVLRLYSYYTVEERILMLAKEGISLDSNVRLISHSISHTLLKWGTSHLFNKLDDLHASVTAVSTPDIADQTLLHDVLCELSSQLVCDADDIDCHEWSFISTIQQNGGEYSRNILLLGERIMKELGSEPSSFSWSDLEGKYPQWKFLSVSSQRMRSRVKHSDYIINESECKDHTIMGKRSASNASKKSKVSKDNFDHNLRKLAKDKVEPKRRKVSKDIVETEGREPSNHAIGPKTRKGFNGIVNSGGRKMSKKILDSKYRKPRLRNKKNSSVSNSTSKSNGTDGLSSVLGSSGRPLANETTGETTTNMQLSEKRKLLDGPNSIKFLPKSDISGLCEILHFPKNVKVVAQRILEHIFKQYNVNFQEVSTVQAFEISVMAMSDIPSFPEHNSASAVTPLDDIFNHTHEDHCYIHEAEVILEAPNNVVEPVNSSFGSPVILQPFTSVPMDENMTHVPDSFTIPGYMNSDYIQHHHVASEISDDVYLDSLLDEMELIENRNEEAFIDPLLIAMERIEKDKEEAFKIHEKKQRLQLRSEYEEEVEKLSEKHRILLQHVDTEVARKKMEFETQCKLVSSSEELAEVWIHMLDGCGIS
- the LOC106757728 gene encoding chromodomain-helicase-DNA-binding protein 3 isoform X7; this encodes MDEDGGDVRSGCIEGLAEEYQKNAQANLHMKNKKGGKEVVCSNCLGGGVLLCCSGKGCQKRYHPYCVDPPLKYIPLRLWHCIWCTKKKIEFGVHSVSEGVKSILDSREVVSNNKVSSMLLVMQREYFVKYQGLAHAHNRWITESTMLLEAPKLLAKFKSEPKVSRWKSDWSIPHRLLLKREIVHFGGNGDNDSICCYEWLVKWTGLGYDNATWELQDASFLTSAKGRKLIRDYESRRKGVDKLSKSNFEDNEETKAFIVELSVLPFGDSPGLYNQYLSYVNKLRMCWYKGQNALIVDDQIDQERIIKVILFVLSLNCNSQRPFLIISTSTALSVWETEFLHLAPSANLVVYKGNRDVRSGIRALEFFSEENDILFQILLSSSDIVVEDLHELRCITWEAIIIDECQQPRILGHLDHIKILKTEMKLLLVSGQIKEDRHDYIKLLSFLKSAHHEPSIAPIEISFSASISNLKSQLEKYVVFKCKSGSTRFVEYWVPACLSHLQLEQYCSMLLSNLILLCSGQKSDVVGALHELIISTRKCCNHPYLLEPALHNSVAKGLPVEEHLDIGIKASGKLLLLEKILLEAKSRGLRVLILFQSSCGSGSIGDILDDVLCQRFGLDCYVRYDRAYTPKTKEAALDTFNDRDSGKFVFLMENRACLPSVKLSSVDIVILFDSDFDPQNDLRGLQRMSISTQLKQLTVLRLYSYYTVEERILMLAKEGISLDSNVRLISHSISHTLLKWGTSHLFNKLDDLHASVTAVSTPDIADQTLLHDVLCELSSQLVCDADDIDCHEWSFISTIQQNGGEYSRNILLLGERIMKELGSEPSSFSWSDLEGKYPQWKFLSVSSQRMRSRVKHSDYIINESECKDHTIMGKRSASNASKKSKVSKDNFDHNLRKLAKDKVEPKRRKVSKDIVETEGREPSNHAIGPKTRKGFNGIVNSGGRKMSKKILDSKYRKPRLRNKKNSSVSNSTSKSNGTDGLSSVLGSSGRPLANETTGETTTNMQLSEKRKLLDGPNSIKFLPKSDISGLCEILHFPKNVKVVAQRILEHIFKQYNVNFQEVSTVQAFEISVCWLAASLLKHDIDKKVSLTLAKLYLNFNCNEEEATNVYAELWKHAKTISNYIQNGLCVESINGASETNMPELNDLTEVKQKDFLDTCVTKLVKSVTKEHDLQTKTPTTVVSCDQTSTYEICSFAKTPASFPVKAIALSSELGSENDVMESTPLITSEDSALEHGGNDVNPHTDYLEKQSPIRSTDITQSDGKVCEDPQILENELVAIENFMNMPTHSLQLDSVDANAVTSIGSAVPEARQWGSVLSPVCDESTGLKFAETTFPNIQPSDANLWSLPLREYPVLIKSTQN